The following are from one region of the Paenalkalicoccus suaedae genome:
- a CDS encoding YczE/YyaS/YitT family protein — MKDSAFRWFIYMVGLIVMSFGIALMITAELGSAPWDVLHIGLQNQFGLTIGTWTILMGFLLLVAATILTKQMPRLGAYLNMLLVGVFVDIFLFILQTPAQLFAQLAMLLIGILIMGFGIGLYISPQCGAGPRDSVMLALSEKTGASVARIRISMELVVLLIGFLLGGPVFVGTILFSLTIGHIAGASLTVCRVWMDRRMERGMNVENIH; from the coding sequence ATGAAAGATTCTGCATTTAGATGGTTTATTTATATGGTAGGTCTCATTGTTATGAGCTTTGGTATTGCGCTCATGATAACGGCTGAGCTTGGAAGTGCCCCATGGGACGTCCTGCATATTGGTCTTCAAAATCAATTTGGACTAACGATTGGTACATGGACAATTTTAATGGGGTTTTTACTATTAGTTGCAGCCACGATTTTAACAAAACAAATGCCACGACTTGGAGCCTACCTTAATATGCTACTCGTTGGTGTATTTGTAGATATATTTTTATTTATCTTACAAACTCCCGCTCAGCTATTTGCTCAACTTGCCATGCTATTGATTGGAATTTTGATTATGGGCTTCGGTATCGGCCTCTATATTTCACCTCAGTGTGGGGCAGGGCCGAGAGATAGTGTGATGCTCGCTCTTTCTGAAAAAACGGGAGCGTCTGTCGCACGGATTAGAATTAGTATGGAATTAGTTGTCCTCCTTATTGGATTCCTTTTAGGTGGGCCAGTATTTGTTGGGACAATTCTTTTTAGCCTGACTATTGGGCATATCGCAGGGGCATCCTTAACGGTATGTAGAGTATGGATGGATCGAAGAATGGAAAGAGGGATGAACGTTGAAAATATCCACTAA
- the cymR gene encoding cysteine metabolism transcriptional regulator CymR, producing the protein MKISTKGRYGLTIMIALAHKHGEGPTSLKSIAKQYDLSEHYLEQLIAPLRNAMLVKSVRGAYGGYMLGKEPADITAGDIIRVLEGPITPVEIIDDEEPAKRDLWIKIRDAVKDVLDSTTLLDLANYKDEGPQDNYMFYI; encoded by the coding sequence TTGAAAATATCCACTAAAGGTCGTTATGGACTTACTATTATGATTGCACTTGCTCATAAGCATGGGGAAGGTCCAACTTCGTTAAAATCAATTGCAAAGCAATATGACTTGTCCGAGCACTATTTAGAGCAATTAATTGCTCCGCTTCGAAATGCGATGCTTGTAAAAAGCGTTCGTGGTGCCTACGGAGGCTATATGTTAGGGAAAGAACCTGCAGATATAACGGCAGGCGATATTATTCGAGTATTAGAAGGTCCTATTACACCGGTTGAAATTATTGATGATGAAGAACCAGCTAAACGAGATCTATGGATCAAAATACGAGATGCTGTTAAAGACGTATTAGATTCTACGACCCTTTTAGACTTGGCGAATTATAAGGACGAAGGTCCACAAGATAACTACATGTTTTATATTTAA
- a CDS encoding cysteine desulfurase family protein, which translates to MERIYLDHAATSPIHKDVVQVMADSLKEFFGNPSSIHHYGREARRMLDDARETIATSIHAKSDEIVFTSGGTEADNLAIIGYAKRHRSQGTHLITVKTEHHGVLHACEHLERDGFDVTYLNVDEDGMIRMDELQAALRDDTILVSIMMANNETGVLLPIKEIGDLLKDHQAVFHTDAVQAIGKYPIHVDELHIDLLASSAHKFNGPNGVGFLYKRKGITLDPLTYGGEQERKTRAGTENVAGILGMAKALSIAIQDMHARSEQYEEFREQFLRILDENAIEYKLNGHKTERLNNVMNLSFEGMNVESILMNLDLSGVAVSSGSACTAGSVEPSHVLTAMFGNNDRSKSAVRFSFGLGNTIEQVIHAANAVVKTLERMNARR; encoded by the coding sequence ATGGAGCGAATTTATTTAGATCATGCAGCTACTTCTCCCATTCATAAAGATGTCGTACAAGTGATGGCAGACTCGTTAAAAGAGTTTTTCGGAAATCCTTCGAGTATCCATCACTATGGCCGAGAAGCAAGACGCATGTTAGATGATGCACGAGAGACAATCGCTACTAGTATTCATGCAAAGTCAGACGAGATTGTATTTACATCTGGAGGAACAGAGGCAGATAACCTAGCGATTATCGGGTATGCAAAACGTCATCGCTCACAAGGGACGCATCTTATTACAGTTAAGACGGAGCACCACGGTGTGCTACACGCTTGTGAACATTTAGAGCGAGATGGCTTTGATGTTACGTATCTAAATGTAGATGAAGATGGCATGATTAGAATGGACGAGCTTCAAGCTGCACTGCGTGATGACACCATTTTAGTGAGCATCATGATGGCTAACAATGAGACAGGGGTATTATTACCAATTAAAGAAATTGGTGACTTACTAAAAGACCATCAAGCTGTTTTCCACACAGACGCCGTGCAAGCGATAGGCAAATATCCGATTCATGTTGATGAGCTACACATCGATTTATTGGCAAGCTCCGCGCACAAGTTTAATGGTCCGAATGGCGTTGGATTCCTCTATAAGCGTAAAGGCATCACCCTCGACCCACTGACATACGGAGGCGAGCAGGAGCGCAAAACTCGAGCTGGGACCGAAAATGTAGCAGGCATTTTGGGGATGGCTAAGGCACTATCGATAGCCATTCAAGACATGCACGCCAGAAGCGAACAGTACGAGGAATTTCGTGAGCAGTTCTTGCGTATTTTGGACGAAAATGCGATAGAATATAAACTTAATGGACATAAAACAGAGCGGTTAAACAATGTGATGAATCTAAGCTTTGAAGGAATGAACGTAGAGTCTATTCTAATGAATTTAGACCTCTCTGGTGTGGCTGTTTCAAGTGGTTCTGCTTGTACAGCTGGTTCGGTAGAGCCTTCTCACGTGTTAACAGCTATGTTTGGAAATAATGATCGCAGTAAGTCAGCGGTCCGATTTAGTTTTGGTTTAGGAAATACAATAGAGCAAGTAATTCACGCTGCAAATGCGGTTGTGAAGACACTTGAACGAATGAATGCAAGGAGGTGA
- the mnmA gene encoding tRNA 2-thiouridine(34) synthase MnmA, which produces MDNSNTRVVVGMSGGVDSSVTAYLLKEQGYEVIGIFMKNWDDTDDSGFCSATEDYNDVIRVCNQIGIPYYGVNFEKEYWDKVFTYFLEEYKAGRTPNPDVMCNKEIKFKAFLDHAMSLGADYVATGHYASVARDEDGNVQLLRGKDRNKDQTYFLNALSQDQLERVMFPLGQMDKPRVREIAKEANLATATKKDSTGICFIGERNFKDFLQQFLPAQPGNMETLDGDVKGQHDGLMYYTLGQRQGLGIGGSGEPWFVVGKDLDRNVLLVGQGFHHPALYADALVATGVNWIQGVAPLGTFTCTAKFRYRQEDHAVTVTPHEDGTVNVAFDEPERAITPGQYVVFYDGEVCLGGGTIDKVVPSNRALPV; this is translated from the coding sequence GTGGACAATTCTAACACACGCGTCGTCGTAGGAATGTCTGGGGGAGTCGACTCCTCTGTGACTGCTTATCTATTAAAAGAGCAAGGCTATGAAGTGATAGGCATATTTATGAAAAATTGGGATGACACAGATGACAGTGGTTTCTGCTCAGCGACCGAGGACTATAACGATGTCATTCGCGTCTGTAACCAAATTGGAATTCCATATTACGGTGTGAATTTTGAAAAGGAATACTGGGATAAAGTGTTTACGTATTTCTTAGAGGAATATAAAGCAGGTCGTACGCCGAACCCAGATGTTATGTGTAACAAAGAGATCAAATTTAAAGCGTTTTTAGATCACGCCATGTCTCTAGGTGCTGACTATGTTGCAACTGGGCACTATGCAAGTGTTGCTCGTGACGAGGACGGAAACGTTCAGCTGTTAAGAGGAAAAGACCGAAACAAGGATCAAACGTACTTTTTAAATGCTTTAAGTCAAGATCAGTTAGAGCGCGTGATGTTTCCTTTAGGTCAAATGGATAAGCCTCGCGTTAGAGAGATCGCAAAAGAAGCGAACTTAGCTACGGCTACGAAGAAAGACAGCACCGGTATTTGCTTTATCGGCGAGCGTAACTTTAAAGACTTCTTACAGCAGTTCCTACCTGCTCAGCCAGGGAACATGGAGACGCTAGATGGAGATGTAAAAGGTCAGCATGACGGACTAATGTACTATACGCTTGGTCAGCGTCAAGGGCTTGGAATTGGTGGTTCGGGAGAGCCGTGGTTTGTTGTTGGGAAAGACCTCGATAGAAACGTCCTACTTGTAGGTCAAGGCTTCCATCACCCTGCTTTGTATGCAGATGCATTAGTAGCAACGGGTGTGAACTGGATCCAGGGCGTTGCGCCTTTAGGGACGTTTACTTGTACGGCTAAATTCCGCTATCGTCAAGAGGATCACGCTGTTACAGTAACTCCACACGAGGATGGGACTGTAAATGTCGCTTTTGACGAGCCAGAACGAGCAATTACGCCAGGTCAATACGTCGTATTTTACGATGGAGAGGTTTGCTTAGGCGGAGGTACAATTGATAAAGTAGTGCCATCAAATAGAGCGTTACCTGTTTAA
- a CDS encoding tetratricopeptide repeat protein: protein MDKNELAVKEMQEGNLEEAAKLLNEAIEEDPTDAVAYTNFGNLLAAVNEEERAINFYDKAIELDSSIATAYYGKGNVLFNQDNYTDALQNYQQANEEGLQASDVYYMMGLCYIQSGDMLRAVPNLQTAVEASPEDIEARFQLGLALAQLEQIDQAIPHFEQVIEEDPEHADAYFNLGVAHAYKEDARKALDMFVKTLDIQPDHALAANGKNQMEQALND from the coding sequence ATGGATAAGAATGAATTAGCAGTAAAAGAGATGCAGGAAGGGAATTTAGAGGAAGCGGCGAAATTATTAAATGAAGCGATTGAAGAGGATCCAACTGATGCTGTAGCGTATACGAACTTCGGGAACCTACTAGCAGCAGTTAATGAGGAAGAGCGTGCAATTAATTTCTATGACAAAGCGATTGAATTAGATAGCTCTATTGCAACAGCCTACTATGGCAAGGGGAATGTACTTTTTAATCAGGATAACTATACAGATGCCTTGCAAAATTATCAGCAAGCAAATGAAGAAGGATTGCAAGCAAGTGATGTGTATTACATGATGGGGCTATGCTACATTCAGTCTGGCGATATGCTTCGTGCGGTACCGAATCTACAAACAGCAGTGGAAGCATCACCAGAAGACATAGAAGCGCGTTTTCAGCTTGGGTTAGCACTAGCTCAATTAGAACAAATTGATCAAGCTATTCCTCACTTTGAGCAGGTGATTGAAGAAGATCCAGAGCATGCGGATGCCTACTTTAATCTTGGAGTTGCACATGCTTATAAGGAAGATGCTAGGAAGGCCCTGGATATGTTCGTAAAGACCCTTGATATCCAACCAGATCATGCCCTAGCTGCAAATGGTAAAAATCAAATGGAGCAAGCATTAAACGACTAA
- the recD2 gene encoding SF1B family DNA helicase RecD2: protein MEEKHYIKGELLHIIYHQEESLYTVAKLKVKDATEGVTDKEVIVVGMMSKPEKEQLYEVSGVFHEHARFGKQYKFETYKKVMPDTKQGLVLYFSSDMFPGVGVKMAERIVDEFGVHAISTILADPDSLNRVPKLPEDKQKMIVDQLLEDQGIEQVLLKLHEYGFGLQLALKIFKTYQHDALRIIESNPYQMVQDVEGIGFVKADQIGQKQGITGNHPDRVKAAILFVLFEQTMNNGHVYIHTRDVVQRAQDLLAGPTPIDPMEIADQVILLGEEEKVIVVNDNMYMPSLYYAEQGIATNIRRILFDSKEIDPFPEAELLKALGGVEEKLSITYAESQKKGIETALASPMMILTGGPGTGKTTVIKGIIEVFATLHGISIQPDDYKGKQEPFPVIMAAPTGRAAKRMKESTGLPASTIHRLLGYKGEEDSFEKDEENQLEGKILILDEMSMVDTWLANQLLRAVPKNMQVIIVGDEDQLPSVGPGQVLTDLLKSEIIPAVKLTDIYRQSSDSHIVPFSHGIKSGELPSAFPKESKDLRFFPCEQEQVIEAVEKICRGAITKGFTARDIQVLAPMYRGQAGIDALNQRLQELFNPLKERQKHVKLGELSYRVGDMVLQLVNNPEENVFNGDRGEIVAILTEKETADKTLQVVIAFDEVEVTYSRQDLNQVTHAYCCSIHKSQGSEFPIIIMPVVRGYHRMLRRKLLYTGITRAKNFLLLCGDYRAMKQAVDTTAEDFRQTTLFDRLNTKQDVEEV, encoded by the coding sequence GTGGAGGAAAAGCACTATATTAAAGGAGAGCTCCTCCATATCATTTATCATCAAGAGGAGTCCTTATATACGGTTGCAAAACTAAAGGTAAAGGACGCTACAGAGGGTGTAACCGATAAAGAAGTAATCGTTGTCGGGATGATGAGTAAGCCAGAGAAGGAGCAACTGTATGAGGTCTCTGGTGTTTTTCACGAGCACGCGCGCTTTGGTAAGCAATATAAGTTTGAGACGTATAAAAAAGTGATGCCAGATACAAAACAAGGTCTGGTGCTTTACTTTTCAAGTGATATGTTCCCCGGTGTAGGTGTAAAAATGGCGGAGCGCATTGTGGATGAGTTTGGCGTACACGCAATAAGTACGATCTTAGCTGATCCGGATAGTTTAAACCGAGTTCCGAAACTTCCAGAAGACAAGCAAAAGATGATTGTTGATCAGCTACTTGAGGATCAAGGAATCGAGCAGGTCCTCCTGAAGCTACATGAGTATGGATTTGGACTACAACTTGCTTTAAAGATTTTTAAAACGTATCAGCACGATGCGCTAAGGATCATTGAGTCAAATCCATACCAAATGGTGCAGGATGTGGAAGGGATTGGTTTTGTCAAAGCCGATCAAATTGGACAAAAACAAGGAATAACAGGTAATCATCCTGATCGAGTGAAGGCGGCCATTCTCTTCGTTTTATTTGAGCAAACGATGAATAATGGACATGTTTATATACATACTCGCGATGTCGTACAGCGTGCCCAGGATTTACTTGCGGGACCTACTCCAATCGATCCGATGGAAATAGCTGATCAAGTGATTTTACTTGGAGAAGAGGAGAAGGTTATTGTCGTCAATGACAACATGTACATGCCGTCTCTTTATTATGCAGAGCAAGGAATAGCAACGAATATAAGACGTATTTTATTTGATAGTAAAGAGATAGATCCGTTTCCTGAGGCGGAGCTACTTAAAGCATTGGGCGGAGTAGAGGAAAAGCTCTCAATCACATATGCAGAATCACAAAAGAAAGGGATTGAGACGGCGCTTGCGTCTCCAATGATGATCTTAACTGGAGGACCTGGTACTGGAAAAACAACGGTGATTAAAGGCATCATCGAAGTGTTTGCGACGCTTCATGGGATCTCTATTCAGCCTGATGACTATAAAGGAAAGCAGGAGCCGTTCCCTGTTATTATGGCTGCACCTACAGGACGTGCTGCAAAGCGTATGAAGGAGTCAACGGGATTACCTGCCTCCACGATTCATCGGCTTTTAGGCTACAAAGGCGAGGAGGATTCCTTTGAGAAGGATGAAGAAAATCAGCTCGAAGGGAAAATTCTTATTTTGGATGAAATGTCTATGGTGGATACGTGGCTTGCAAATCAGCTTCTTCGAGCCGTGCCTAAAAACATGCAAGTCATCATCGTTGGAGATGAGGATCAGCTACCTTCCGTAGGTCCGGGTCAAGTTTTAACAGATTTACTTAAGTCAGAGATTATCCCTGCGGTTAAACTGACCGATATTTATAGACAGTCAAGTGATTCTCATATCGTGCCGTTTTCACATGGTATTAAATCTGGAGAGCTACCGAGCGCTTTTCCAAAGGAATCAAAGGATTTACGCTTTTTCCCTTGTGAGCAAGAGCAAGTGATTGAAGCGGTGGAGAAGATTTGTAGAGGTGCTATCACAAAGGGCTTTACGGCCCGAGATATCCAAGTTTTAGCACCAATGTATCGCGGTCAGGCGGGAATTGATGCGCTTAACCAGAGGCTACAGGAGCTGTTTAATCCTCTTAAAGAACGACAAAAACATGTGAAGCTTGGGGAGCTGTCTTACCGAGTAGGGGATATGGTGTTGCAACTCGTTAATAACCCGGAAGAGAATGTCTTTAACGGAGACAGGGGCGAAATTGTTGCGATACTGACAGAGAAAGAGACAGCAGACAAAACGTTGCAGGTCGTCATAGCTTTTGATGAAGTCGAGGTTACCTATTCGAGACAGGATTTAAATCAGGTCACGCACGCGTACTGTTGCTCCATTCATAAATCGCAGGGAAGTGAGTTCCCTATCATTATTATGCCTGTTGTACGCGGGTATCATCGTATGCTTCGAAGGAAGCTTTTGTACACGGGAATCACACGTGCAAAAAACTTTTTGTTACTTTGCGGCGATTATCGTGCTATGAAACAAGCGGTAGACACGACAGCGGAAGATTTTAGACAAACAACATTATTCGATCGATTGAATACCAAACAGGATGTAGAGGAAGTCTAA
- a CDS encoding PRC-barrel domain-containing protein, with translation MLTFQRLSFTPVFFRSKCIGEVSDLMIEHSKVTALLVKRSYHKKTVVPLSAVSIHDTYLEAQRITHAKRKEVQYLSAQLGTFLHDKEGLTLGMIRDVYFDMDTGRITAYELTEGLFTEWQKGVRKVPAKRI, from the coding sequence ATGCTCACCTTTCAGAGGCTTTCCTTTACACCTGTTTTTTTTCGTAGCAAATGTATTGGTGAAGTAAGTGATTTGATGATTGAGCACTCGAAGGTCACAGCTCTATTAGTAAAGCGCTCCTATCATAAAAAGACAGTTGTCCCACTTTCAGCCGTCTCGATTCATGATACCTATTTAGAAGCACAGAGAATAACGCATGCTAAACGTAAAGAGGTGCAGTACTTAAGCGCACAGCTCGGGACTTTCCTCCATGATAAAGAGGGTCTAACGCTAGGAATGATTCGCGACGTATATTTCGACATGGACACGGGGAGAATAACAGCATATGAACTGACAGAAGGTCTCTTTACGGAATGGCAAAAAGGAGTTCGTAAAGTACCTGCAAAGAGGATTTAG
- a CDS encoding AI-2E family transporter: MAKENAMKVVAVLIVLLLIGFIYLLPQVALIIVAAALCLYLLHPAVDSLERKGIPRGVGAGVIMLLLIGVLLFTIYRIIPIALNEWGELQAALPTMFNQYNDISSYLHAQVERLPLTIHQEIDQHMYEQEQRLAERVVASGAALLRVGDLLIALFVLTFLLFFGLRDYPMLLKTIWYITPTKSRDHLKPLAHKLHLTIGGYLRGIAIVAIAITAICFVAFTWIGLPYASLLAILVGATNIIPFFGPILGAIPVLILAFTEGKIVVVAIFLLALQLVEGNVLSPLIVGASLHMHPLLIIFSLLVGHKLLGIIGLIVAVPTVAIMKVILIEVKEWRIARNGIYD; the protein is encoded by the coding sequence TTGGCGAAAGAAAATGCGATGAAGGTTGTCGCAGTCCTTATTGTTTTGCTGCTCATAGGATTTATCTATTTACTGCCGCAGGTTGCACTTATTATTGTAGCTGCGGCTCTTTGCTTATACTTATTACATCCCGCTGTAGATAGCCTGGAGAGAAAAGGGATTCCTCGAGGGGTTGGAGCGGGTGTCATCATGCTTCTTCTCATAGGCGTACTGTTATTCACTATTTATCGCATCATCCCTATTGCGTTAAACGAATGGGGGGAACTGCAAGCAGCCCTTCCAACCATGTTCAATCAATACAACGATATTTCCTCTTATTTACACGCACAGGTGGAGCGACTACCACTTACGATTCATCAAGAGATTGATCAACATATGTACGAGCAGGAGCAACGATTAGCTGAGCGAGTAGTTGCCTCTGGCGCAGCTTTACTGCGAGTAGGTGACTTACTCATCGCTTTATTTGTGCTTACTTTCCTCTTGTTTTTTGGACTAAGAGACTACCCGATGCTGTTAAAGACGATTTGGTACATCACGCCAACTAAATCGAGAGATCATTTAAAACCTTTAGCGCACAAGCTACATCTGACTATTGGTGGATACTTAAGAGGAATTGCGATCGTTGCCATCGCCATCACAGCCATTTGCTTTGTCGCATTCACCTGGATTGGTCTCCCCTACGCTAGTCTGCTAGCGATACTCGTCGGCGCAACAAACATCATTCCCTTCTTTGGGCCCATTCTAGGAGCTATCCCAGTGCTTATTCTTGCCTTCACCGAGGGGAAAATAGTAGTTGTTGCGATATTTTTACTTGCGCTTCAGCTAGTAGAAGGGAATGTCTTAAGCCCACTAATAGTTGGTGCGTCCTTGCACATGCATCCACTACTCATTATTTTTTCGTTACTCGTAGGTCATAAGCTTTTAGGTATCATCGGGTTAATTGTTGCTGTTCCAACAGTTGCGATTATGAAGGTTATTTTAATTGAAGTGAAGGAATGGAGAATTGCGAGAAATGGCATTTACGATTGA